A stretch of the uncultured Desulfobacter sp. genome encodes the following:
- a CDS encoding efflux RND transporter periplasmic adaptor subunit has product MDLTDDINATLKNTGPIKKGKKRLFIILLILIICAAGAFFFLLPKGPPGGGPDAGISFKTAPAAVNDIHVTVSATGTLEPTNEVEVGSELSGTIQEVFVDYNDQVTEGQVLARLDITDLQAQVRKSKASLASARASVRQAQATVEETKLKLKNLKKVRELSGGKVPAQTDMDEAQANYTRAMADEASAKASVAEVQASLDSTLTELSKADIISPVNGVVLTRDIEKGSTVAASFEAPVLFTLAEDLSKMKLNVDVDEADIGVVTEGLDANFTVDAYPQRKFAAKIQQVRFNATTTDGVVTYETIMTCDNADLALRPGMTATADIIVKQANQVLSVPSAALRFSMPKPEENSSSPSLLRMFMPGPPRRGNRPTKHVTITGAKDQKTIWILDQNKRPRPVPVKAGLTDGVNTQILEGEITQGTEVIVSATTKGK; this is encoded by the coding sequence ATGGATTTAACTGATGATATAAATGCGACATTAAAGAACACCGGCCCCATAAAAAAGGGCAAAAAGCGACTATTCATCATTCTTTTAATTCTGATTATATGCGCAGCAGGGGCATTTTTTTTTCTGCTGCCCAAAGGCCCGCCCGGCGGCGGACCGGACGCCGGCATCTCTTTTAAGACTGCACCAGCCGCTGTAAATGATATTCACGTAACCGTGTCTGCCACCGGCACACTGGAACCCACCAATGAGGTGGAGGTGGGCAGTGAATTATCCGGCACCATCCAGGAGGTGTTTGTGGATTACAACGACCAAGTCACCGAAGGCCAGGTCTTAGCCCGGCTGGACATCACGGACCTGCAGGCCCAGGTGCGTAAAAGTAAAGCGTCTCTGGCGTCTGCCCGGGCTTCCGTACGCCAGGCCCAGGCGACAGTGGAAGAGACAAAACTGAAGTTAAAAAACCTCAAAAAAGTTCGAGAATTGAGCGGTGGCAAAGTGCCGGCCCAGACCGATATGGATGAAGCCCAGGCCAACTACACCCGGGCCATGGCTGATGAAGCCAGTGCAAAAGCAAGTGTAGCCGAGGTCCAGGCGTCTTTGGACAGTACCTTAACCGAACTGTCCAAGGCAGATATTATCTCTCCGGTAAACGGGGTCGTCCTGACCCGGGACATTGAAAAAGGTTCCACTGTGGCGGCCTCATTTGAGGCCCCGGTGCTGTTTACCCTGGCTGAAGACTTAAGCAAAATGAAGCTGAATGTGGATGTGGACGAAGCGGACATCGGTGTGGTCACGGAAGGACTTGACGCCAACTTCACCGTAGATGCCTACCCCCAGCGCAAATTTGCGGCAAAAATCCAACAGGTCCGGTTTAATGCCACCACCACGGACGGGGTGGTCACCTATGAAACCATCATGACCTGTGACAACGCCGATTTAGCGTTGCGTCCGGGCATGACCGCCACAGCGGACATTATTGTCAAGCAGGCGAATCAGGTCTTATCCGTACCCAGTGCCGCCCTAAGATTCTCAATGCCCAAGCCCGAAGAAAACAGCAGCAGCCCATCGTTATTAAGGATGTTCATGCCCGGCCCGCCCAGACGCGGGAACCGCCCGACCAAGCATGTGACTATCACAGGCGCCAAAGACCAGAAGACGATATGGATTCTGGATCAAAACAAGCGGCCACGGCCTGTGCCTGTTAAAGCAGGCTTAACTGACGGTGTCAACACCCAGATTCTGGAAGGAGAGATCACCCAGGGCACCGAAGTCATTGTCTCAGCAACAACAAAGGGCAAATAA
- a CDS encoding efflux transporter outer membrane subunit, with translation MQKRFLFLSDAFWPTICLFFIFVTLLTGCKAVGPDYKQPDLIPDGSWHAPMQKGLAQTPADPEQLSQWWTVLNDPVLTDLISRAVQNNLDVQLALERIRQYRLLKEIEQSDRLPTVNASGVASWSGTSNEEGTGTVSKAYSAGLDASWEIDLFGRIQRAIEAADATLSAKQEALRDTLVSLVGDLAASYIDVRTAQIRLNVVRQRIDSQTESFQLTQWQNQAGLTDELDVHQARYSLESAKAQIPALESTLSEAMNRVAVLSGLAPGTLNEKLIPPCPLPTLPATIAVGLPADALRRRPDIREAEYELIAQTAQVGVATADLYPKLTLSGSIGVDALSPAELIDNTLDPSDWARSLAASLSHTLFDAGAIRKNIKVQNSLQEQALIQYESAILSALEEVENALVAYAKEQIRLEHLTVAAEQARTAEDLAKKKYESGLVDFTTVLTSQQTVLSYESDLATSQGTCVSNLITLYKVLGGGWTPIKSDLSKGGQTNPETHQTP, from the coding sequence ATGCAAAAACGGTTTTTATTTCTGTCAGACGCCTTCTGGCCAACAATTTGTCTATTTTTTATTTTTGTAACACTGCTCACAGGCTGCAAAGCCGTGGGACCGGACTATAAACAGCCGGACCTTATCCCTGACGGGTCCTGGCATGCACCCATGCAAAAGGGATTGGCCCAGACACCGGCAGACCCGGAACAGTTGTCCCAATGGTGGACGGTGCTCAATGACCCGGTGCTTACGGATCTGATATCCCGCGCGGTTCAAAACAATCTGGATGTACAACTGGCACTGGAACGTATTCGCCAGTACCGGCTGCTCAAGGAAATCGAACAGTCAGACAGACTGCCCACCGTCAATGCCTCGGGCGTGGCGTCGTGGAGCGGGACCAGCAATGAAGAGGGAACCGGAACCGTTTCCAAGGCCTATAGCGCAGGACTTGATGCAAGCTGGGAAATTGACTTGTTCGGCCGAATTCAGCGCGCTATTGAAGCTGCGGATGCAACCCTTTCAGCCAAGCAGGAGGCATTGCGGGACACCCTGGTCAGCCTTGTGGGAGACCTTGCCGCAAGTTACATTGATGTACGCACGGCCCAGATACGCCTGAATGTGGTCCGGCAACGCATTGACTCCCAGACAGAATCCTTCCAACTCACCCAGTGGCAGAACCAGGCGGGCCTTACCGATGAACTGGATGTTCACCAGGCCCGGTACAGCCTGGAAAGTGCCAAAGCCCAGATTCCGGCACTTGAATCCACCCTGTCCGAAGCCATGAACCGGGTAGCCGTGCTCTCGGGTCTTGCCCCCGGTACCCTGAACGAAAAGCTGATACCCCCCTGCCCTTTGCCTACACTGCCGGCGACCATTGCCGTTGGGCTTCCTGCCGACGCCCTGCGCCGCCGACCCGATATCAGAGAGGCCGAATACGAACTCATTGCCCAGACCGCCCAGGTGGGCGTGGCCACGGCAGACCTTTATCCCAAACTCACCCTGTCCGGCTCCATTGGCGTGGACGCCCTGAGCCCTGCCGAGCTCATCGACAATACGCTGGACCCTTCCGACTGGGCCCGGTCCCTGGCCGCAAGCCTCTCCCATACGCTATTTGATGCCGGCGCTATTCGTAAAAATATAAAAGTCCAAAACTCATTGCAGGAACAGGCCCTGATCCAATACGAATCAGCGATCCTGTCTGCCCTGGAAGAGGTGGAAAATGCCCTGGTGGCCTACGCCAAGGAGCAGATCCGGCTGGAACATCTGACTGTTGCCGCTGAACAGGCCCGGACTGCTGAAGATCTGGCCAAAAAAAAATACGAATCCGGTCTTGTTGATTTCACCACGGTGCTGACATCCCAGCAGACCGTGTTATCCTATGAAAGTGATCTTGCCACAAGCCAGGGGACCTGTGTCTCCAATCTGATCACCCTTTATAAAGTCCTTGGCGGGGGCTGGACCCCGATCAAATCCGACCTTTCAAAGGGCGGACAAACCAACCCTGAAACACATCAAACCCCTTAA
- a CDS encoding DUF4198 domain-containing protein: protein MRFYTPIHPNFSLRHALLLIPALICLTAGSAFSHTLYIQSSRYLASEGKSIPFFFCYGHFIPVADGIRGKKLNKVQVIAPNGRDQTVEIMDGKGLHSHMVEYNTPGIWGLTAETTPGYYTFYKDKNGKERHAIKSIDLIKNRLGQVIKSYYSKQYAKTYVKCDTPTGPFPANLGLPLELVPVQNLFELKPGNTLDLDVYLDNKPYTGKGTWDATYMGFSTQAEDNFYPHTQVEGSRVSIPLPNSGRWFIRYFIKKEAPELDKDKYLQMKLTASLTLQIDNERKTPEPQSH, encoded by the coding sequence ATGAGATTCTACACTCCGATTCATCCTAATTTTTCACTTCGACATGCATTATTGCTGATCCCGGCATTGATCTGCCTGACAGCGGGCAGTGCATTCAGCCACACGCTCTACATCCAGTCTTCCCGGTACCTGGCAAGTGAAGGCAAATCCATTCCGTTTTTCTTCTGTTACGGCCACTTTATTCCTGTGGCGGACGGTATCCGGGGCAAAAAACTGAACAAGGTCCAGGTGATTGCACCCAACGGCCGGGACCAAACCGTTGAGATTATGGACGGTAAAGGGCTGCATTCACACATGGTGGAGTACAATACGCCTGGAATATGGGGATTAACCGCTGAAACAACGCCGGGATATTACACCTTTTATAAAGATAAAAACGGCAAAGAGCGGCATGCCATCAAATCCATTGACTTAATCAAAAACCGGCTTGGCCAGGTAATTAAAAGCTATTATTCCAAACAATACGCCAAAACCTATGTAAAATGCGATACCCCCACAGGGCCTTTCCCGGCCAACCTGGGCCTGCCTTTGGAACTGGTACCGGTGCAGAATCTGTTTGAACTTAAACCAGGCAATACCCTGGATCTTGATGTGTACCTGGACAACAAACCCTATACAGGTAAAGGCACATGGGATGCAACATACATGGGATTTTCCACCCAGGCTGAGGACAATTTTTACCCGCACACCCAAGTTGAGGGGTCAAGGGTTTCCATCCCCCTGCCCAACTCCGGCAGATGGTTTATCCGCTATTTTATTAAAAAAGAGGCCCCGGAACTGGATAAGGATAAATATCTTCAGATGAAGTTGACCGCCTCGTTGACATTACAAATTGATAATGAACGCAAAACACCCGAGCCCCAATCCCATTAA
- a CDS encoding DUF4857 domain-containing protein — MMNRFALAVYAVLIILVSAVYLPMLYDKMFMDEVEKTHLFYSPVSHDFILKEKIVGKVPQAAQGMAEDHHSNIAYIKADGTYVPRKTFERHLPFIFYKNMEIWGLLPITLDGRTFDKHTIKANRRVLELKARDIVGKSPDVPFFPLLESNPGQARLIFPEDRFRMTDKAMEFIYAKTNTLDTVLTKMYTITLKKRGFKFPARSVNGKFTVLKPFDEGVFIVDHDYRVFHIKRVDDKPLIKQTPIPPDLKIRAIKISENKQKKYYGLALSEDGRIFLLGYDNYRLTPLPLAGYDPDRMDLKLIFNPLYCTAVYSDETIIRAVAMDKKFVPVKTFEHTMSRATATTATYIREILFPFILKVGPTQQSGYVTARFLPGSLRSLTGMGLFTLLFVAGTKMMTGAWPRFLHIITVTLTGFYGLTAMVTAAGCK; from the coding sequence ATGATGAATCGATTCGCCCTTGCCGTATACGCCGTTTTAATTATCCTGGTATCTGCGGTCTACCTGCCTATGCTCTACGACAAAATGTTTATGGATGAGGTGGAAAAAACCCATCTGTTTTACAGCCCGGTAAGCCATGATTTTATTTTAAAAGAAAAAATTGTAGGAAAGGTCCCCCAGGCGGCCCAGGGAATGGCCGAGGATCACCACAGCAATATTGCCTACATCAAGGCTGACGGCACTTATGTACCGCGCAAAACCTTTGAACGGCACCTGCCTTTTATTTTTTACAAAAACATGGAGATCTGGGGGCTTTTACCCATTACTTTAGACGGGCGTACCTTTGATAAACATACCATCAAAGCGAACCGAAGGGTGCTGGAACTCAAAGCCCGGGATATAGTGGGCAAATCTCCTGACGTACCTTTTTTCCCGCTGTTGGAGTCCAACCCAGGCCAGGCCAGGCTGATTTTCCCCGAAGACCGTTTTCGCATGACGGACAAAGCCATGGAATTTATCTATGCAAAGACAAATACCCTGGACACCGTTTTAACCAAAATGTACACCATTACCCTTAAAAAAAGGGGGTTTAAATTCCCGGCCCGGTCAGTGAACGGTAAATTTACGGTACTCAAACCCTTTGACGAAGGGGTCTTTATTGTGGACCATGACTACCGGGTTTTTCACATTAAACGGGTGGATGACAAACCGTTGATTAAACAGACGCCCATTCCACCGGATTTAAAAATCAGAGCCATAAAAATATCTGAGAACAAACAGAAAAAATACTATGGCCTTGCCCTTTCTGAAGACGGCCGCATCTTTCTTTTAGGGTATGACAACTACCGGCTGACGCCCCTTCCTTTAGCCGGGTATGACCCGGACCGCATGGACCTAAAGCTGATATTCAATCCCTTGTATTGCACAGCCGTCTATTCAGATGAGACAATCATCCGGGCTGTGGCCATGGATAAAAAATTTGTTCCTGTTAAAACCTTTGAGCACACCATGTCCAGGGCAACGGCCACCACGGCCACCTATATCCGGGAAATATTATTCCCCTTTATTCTTAAGGTCGGTCCGACACAACAAAGCGGATATGTAACCGCCCGATTTCTGCCCGGCAGCCTCCGGTCATTGACCGGCATGGGGCTTTTTACCCTGCTGTTTGTTGCAGGCACAAAAATGATGACAGGCGCATGGCCCAGGTTCTTGCATATCATCACCGTAACCCTGACCGGATTTTACGGTCTGACCGCCATGGTAACAGCCGCAGGCTGTAAATGA